From a single Gimesia fumaroli genomic region:
- the lepA gene encoding translation elongation factor 4 produces the protein MATETRLIRNFSIVAHIDHGKSTLADQLLLKTGAITEREFKNQILDDLQIEQDRGITVKARTVVIYHEYKGETYELNLIDTPGHVDFHYEVSRSLAACEGALLLVDAFQGVQAQTVANAYASINADLTIIPVVNKIDLPVTRIDEVLEEVETVIGLDPEDALMVSAKSGIGIEETLDAIVERIPPPEGKADAPLQALVFDSKYDHYRGVVTYVRVIQGTIEKGQTVILMRGGAKLDIIEIGQFTPHMKPVKTLGPGQVGYLVSGAKELDQVHVGDTIANPKNLPPAPLPGYQTPQQMVFCGMYPIEATDFEKLRDELQKLSLNDASFSFVPETSDALGFGFRCGFLGMLHMEIIQQRLEQEFNIDLLQTAPNVTYEILERNGDVVHIDNPQDVPDASRIEEFREPIALVTFILPAENIGTIMQLCADRRGIYKNTEYLGTNRAQLIYELPLAEIVYDMYDRLKSATRGYGTMDYEIIGFRAADLVKMDILVKGEKVDALSTIVHRSQSERRGRALVKRLKEEISKHQFEIPIQAAIGGKIIARETIKALRKNVTAKCYGGDITRKRKLWEKQKEGKKRLKQFGQVEIPQKAFLAVLDATKDE, from the coding sequence ATGGCAACAGAGACCCGTTTGATTCGAAACTTTTCGATCGTCGCGCACATCGACCATGGTAAAAGTACGCTCGCCGATCAATTGCTGCTTAAAACCGGCGCCATCACGGAGCGGGAATTTAAAAACCAGATTCTGGACGACCTGCAAATCGAGCAGGACCGCGGGATTACGGTCAAAGCACGGACGGTGGTTATTTATCACGAGTATAAAGGCGAAACCTATGAGTTGAACCTGATTGACACTCCTGGACACGTTGACTTTCACTATGAAGTTTCTCGCAGTCTGGCAGCCTGTGAAGGAGCCCTGCTGCTGGTTGACGCATTTCAGGGTGTGCAGGCACAGACCGTCGCAAATGCGTACGCCAGCATCAATGCCGATCTCACGATTATTCCGGTCGTCAATAAAATTGACCTGCCGGTCACCCGCATTGATGAAGTTCTGGAAGAAGTGGAAACGGTGATTGGTCTGGATCCGGAAGACGCGTTGATGGTGAGCGCCAAAAGCGGCATCGGCATCGAAGAAACTCTGGATGCGATTGTGGAACGGATTCCTCCACCGGAAGGAAAAGCCGACGCCCCATTGCAGGCGCTGGTCTTTGACAGCAAATACGACCACTACCGTGGCGTCGTTACATATGTGCGTGTGATCCAGGGAACCATTGAAAAGGGGCAAACGGTCATCCTGATGCGTGGCGGCGCCAAGCTGGATATCATTGAAATTGGTCAGTTCACTCCTCATATGAAACCCGTCAAAACTCTGGGGCCAGGCCAGGTAGGTTACCTGGTCAGCGGTGCGAAAGAGCTGGATCAGGTTCACGTAGGGGATACCATTGCCAATCCTAAAAACCTGCCTCCCGCGCCCCTGCCCGGTTATCAGACTCCACAACAGATGGTGTTCTGCGGCATGTATCCAATTGAAGCAACTGACTTCGAAAAACTACGGGATGAATTACAAAAGCTGAGTCTGAACGATGCCAGCTTCAGCTTTGTCCCTGAAACCAGTGATGCCCTCGGCTTTGGTTTCCGTTGTGGTTTTCTAGGCATGCTGCATATGGAAATCATTCAGCAGCGTCTGGAGCAGGAATTCAATATCGACCTGCTGCAGACCGCTCCCAACGTGACCTACGAAATCCTGGAGCGTAACGGAGATGTTGTGCATATCGACAATCCGCAGGACGTTCCTGATGCCAGCCGCATTGAGGAATTCCGGGAGCCGATTGCTCTCGTCACGTTCATTCTGCCAGCGGAAAATATCGGCACCATCATGCAACTGTGTGCGGATCGACGAGGCATCTACAAAAATACTGAATACCTGGGGACAAATCGAGCGCAACTGATTTATGAATTGCCATTAGCAGAAATCGTCTACGACATGTACGATCGTCTGAAAAGTGCGACTCGTGGCTATGGCACGATGGACTATGAAATCATCGGTTTCCGCGCCGCCGACTTGGTAAAAATGGACATCCTTGTCAAAGGCGAAAAAGTCGACGCCCTATCGACCATCGTCCATCGGTCCCAGTCCGAACGTCGAGGACGGGCGCTGGTGAAACGTCTGAAAGAAGAAATCTCAAAACATCAGTTTGAAATCCCGATTCAGGCGGCGATTGGCGGCAAGATCATTGCCCGTGAAACCATCAAGGCATTGCGCAAAAATGTGACGGCCAAATGTTACGGCGGCGATATCACCCGTAAACGCAAGCTGTGGGAAAAACAGAAAGAGGGTAAAAAACGACTCAAGCAATTCGGCCAGGTTGAAATCCCTCAGAAAGCATTCCTGGCTGTTCTGGATGCGACTAAAGATGAGTAA
- a CDS encoding ROK family protein gives MKPTKDSGPYFVGVDIGGTNVKVGIVNDAGQTLAFTKTKTEVTQGVDAGLKNIYQAIADVLSDCQFTMEDIKAIGIATPGTMDIPGGKLVDPPNLPTWKGFPIRQVICDHYSGKKTIYQNDANAAAYGEYWVGGAREAHSLVLWTLGTGIGCGIIIDEMIIEGRHSHGGECGHIVIQMTNGRLCDSGQYGTLEAYSGGKSLVRHCQELLDAGRASLLNEMMQEGNNLSPLLIAQAAERGDELSNELIMESAMCLGVGTTTLMHTIDPDIILFGGAVTFGGKDSELGQRFMNRIRQEAKARAFQVPYENTIIDFAELGSDAGYIGVAGCARLACLKAEKK, from the coding sequence ATGAAACCGACAAAAGATTCCGGGCCCTATTTTGTCGGCGTTGATATTGGTGGTACGAATGTCAAAGTTGGCATCGTCAATGACGCGGGGCAGACACTGGCTTTTACCAAGACAAAGACAGAAGTCACCCAAGGCGTTGATGCAGGCTTAAAAAATATTTATCAGGCAATCGCCGATGTCTTATCAGACTGTCAGTTTACGATGGAAGACATCAAAGCCATCGGAATTGCCACACCTGGTACCATGGATATCCCCGGCGGGAAACTGGTGGATCCTCCCAATCTTCCTACCTGGAAGGGATTTCCTATCCGTCAGGTGATCTGTGATCATTATTCAGGAAAAAAGACGATCTACCAGAATGATGCGAATGCAGCCGCATATGGAGAATATTGGGTCGGAGGAGCACGCGAAGCGCATAGCCTGGTACTCTGGACCCTGGGCACAGGTATTGGATGTGGTATCATTATAGATGAGATGATCATCGAAGGCCGCCATTCACATGGGGGTGAATGTGGTCATATTGTCATTCAAATGACAAATGGCCGACTGTGTGATTCGGGGCAGTATGGCACACTCGAAGCGTATTCGGGCGGCAAATCACTGGTCCGTCACTGTCAGGAACTACTGGACGCAGGACGCGCCTCGTTATTAAATGAAATGATGCAGGAAGGGAATAACCTGAGTCCTCTCTTAATCGCCCAGGCAGCGGAACGAGGGGACGAGTTATCAAACGAATTGATCATGGAATCAGCCATGTGTCTGGGAGTCGGCACCACCACTCTGATGCATACCATTGATCCAGACATAATTTTGTTTGGAGGGGCTGTGACGTTTGGAGGTAAAGACTCTGAGCTGGGGCAGCGGTTTATGAATCGAATTCGCCAGGAAGCAAAAGCGCGAGCGTTTCAAGTCCCTTATGAAAACACCATCATCGACTTTGCCGAACTCGGCTCGGATGCCGGTTACATCGGCGTCGCCGGCTGTGCTCGACTGGCGTGCCTCAAAGCCGAGAAAAAATAA
- a CDS encoding amidohydrolase, whose product MTYSKQEAVDHSQIILSHAWMVRTFIKHSDEVEDFPELMHIARAVFDTSRALETRVEDPEAYLKMLRKKISKLRKATDQFALDAPEASLHMNFQQAVISMKACTKALEELLEQVE is encoded by the coding sequence ATGACTTACAGCAAACAGGAAGCCGTTGATCACAGCCAGATTATTTTATCGCATGCGTGGATGGTGCGTACTTTCATCAAACACAGTGATGAAGTCGAGGATTTTCCGGAGCTGATGCATATCGCGCGTGCCGTGTTTGATACATCGCGGGCGTTGGAAACTCGCGTCGAAGACCCCGAGGCGTATCTCAAAATGCTGCGAAAGAAAATCAGTAAGCTACGCAAGGCCACAGATCAGTTTGCCCTGGATGCACCGGAAGCTTCTCTGCATATGAATTTTCAGCAAGCCGTCATTTCCATGAAGGCCTGCACAAAAGCGCTGGAAGAGTTGCTGGAGCAGGTTGAGTAA